In one Poecilia reticulata strain Guanapo linkage group LG8, Guppy_female_1.0+MT, whole genome shotgun sequence genomic region, the following are encoded:
- the mief1 gene encoding mitochondrial dynamics protein MID51 produces the protein MAGVNGDRKGKKDDNGIGTAIDFMLSNAKLVLGVGGAAMLGIATLAVKRMYDRTISAPTSPTKMQQTGKRSWEEPAWVGSSPRVLNHDMKSTVSRSLQSLPTTSCSFEPDCLRRATGRSAVGGSGATQSSLMQARMRLSLQEHLWDFYQTRVNIPAEEQATARRAALDICAELRVFLHAKLPDMPLREMYLSGSLYDDLQVVTADHAQLMVPLVLEKNLWSSIPGEDTIMNIPGFWLVRRENLEYFPRSSSYWDRCMVGGYLSPKSVLEVFDKLVAGSINWPAIGSVLDYIIRPVVPSETLTLEVQYETDRRLYVDFLPLLVMEDGTSLIAKPHRLAAERHENLWRQSFRVAETARLRALDQEDGGCRYACLKAAKAACKLNPALHRLNSSQLTNVILLLSEKEGDWTREALADRFLQLLRALVGHLEAGRLPCALNPKVNLFCELTEQEVDELGYTLYCALSDPEQLLRTAAEP, from the exons ATGGCGGGCGTGAACGGAGACCGCAAGGGGAAGAAAGACGACAACGGGATTGGGACCGCTATCGACTTCATGCTTTCCAATGCCAAACTCGTTCTGGGGGTGGGCGGGGCAGCCATGCTGGGCATCGCGACCCTCGCTGTCAAAAGA ATGTATGACCGGACCATAAGTGCCCCCACTAGCCCCACCAAGATGCAGCAGACGGGGAAGAGAAGCTGGGAAGAGCCCGCCTGGGTGGGCTCGTCTCCACGAGTTCTCAACCACGACATGAAGTCCACGGTTAGCCGCTCCCTGCAGTCTCTGCCCACGACCTCTTGCTCTTTTGAACCAG ACTGCCTGCGCAGAGCCACAGGTCGCTCCGCGGTGGGAGGAAGCGGCGCCACCCAGTCCAGCCTGATGCAGGCCCGCATGCGCCTGTCCCTGCAGGAGCATCTGTGGGACTTTTACCAGACGAGGGTCAACATCCCCGCCGAGGAGCAGGCCACGGCCAGGAGGGCGGCGCTGGACATCTGCGCCGAGCTGCGGGTCTTCCTTCACGCCAAGCTGCCTGACATGCCGCTCAGAGAGATGTACCTCAGCGGCAGTCTCTATGACGACCTGCAG GTGGTGACAGCTGACCACGCCCAGCTGATGGTGCCTCTCGTGTTGGAGAAGAACCTGTGGTCGTCCATCCCCGGTGAGGACACCATCATGAACATCCCGGGGTTCTGGCTCGTCCGCAGGGAGAACCTGGAGTACTTCCCTCGCAGCAGCAGCTACTGGGACCGCTGCATGGTCGGCGGCTACCTCTCCCCCAAATCGGTCCTGGAGGTCTTCGACAAGCTCGTCGCAGGCTCCATCAACTGGCCCGCCATCGGCAGCGTCCTCGACTACATCATCCGCCCCGTGGTTCCCTCGGAGACGCTCACCCTGGAGGTCCAGTATGAGACGGACCGCAGGCTGTACGTGGACTTCCTGCCTCTGCTGGTGATGGAGGACGGAACGTCGCTGATCGCCAAGCCACACCGGCTCGCCGCCGAGCGCCACGAGAACCTGTGGCGGCAGAGCTTCCGCGTGGCGGAAACGGCGCGCCTCCGGGCGCTGGACCAGGAGGACGGCGGCTGCCGGTACGCCTGCCTCAAGGCGGCGAAGGCGGCGTGCAAGCTCAACCCGGCCCTCCACCGCCTCAACTCCAGCCAGCTCACCAACGTCATCCTGCTGCTGAGCGAGAAGGAAGGCGACTGGACCCGGGAGGCGCTGGCTGACcgcttcctgcagctgctgcgaGCGCTGGTGGGACACCTAGAGGCCGGGAGGCTACCGTGCGCCCTCAACCCCAAAGTTAACTTGTTCTGCGAGCTGACGGAGCAGGAAGTGGACGAGCTGGGGTACACGCTCTACTGCGCCCTGTCAGATCCAGAGCAGCTGCTGAGAACTGCTGCGGAGCCATGA
- the napsa gene encoding napsin-A: protein MRRVRMLCVVLALLATQCAAVVRVPLYKTRSLRRLMSDNGRTVEELRALAKSVGSPDSSPSPKLPVERLTNFMDAQYYGVISIGTPPQDFSVLFDTGSSNLWVPSIHCAFFDLACWVHRRYNSQKSSTYVKNGTEFAIRYGRGSLSGFISEDTVSVAGLSVPGQQFGEAVKQPGITFAVARFDGVLGMAYPSISVAKVTPVFDTAMAAKLLPQNIFSVYISRDPKAAVGGELMLGGTDPQYYTGALHYVNVTRKAYWQIDMNRVDVGNQLTLCKGGCQAIVDTGTSLLVGPAAEVRALNKAIGALPLLMGEYMIDCKKIPTLPVVSFNIGGKMFNLTGEDYVMKESQMGVSICLSGFMGMDIPPPAGPLWILGDVFIGKFYTVFDRNEDRVGFAPAK, encoded by the exons ATGAGAAGAGTCAGGATGCTTTGTGTTGTCTTGGCGCTGCTCGCTACTCAATGCGCCGCCGTCGTAAG AGTTCCGCTGTATAAAACCAGAAGTCTCCGCCGCCTCATGAGCGACAATGGGAGGACTGTGGAGGAACTTCGGGCTCTGGCCAAGAGTGTCGGCTCTCCGGACAGCTCTCCGTCCCCCAAGCTGCCTGTGGAGAGGCTGACCAACTTCATGGAT gCCCAGTACTATGGCGTCATCAGCATCGGCACCCCTCCGCAGGACTTCTCCGTCCTGTTTGACACCGGCTCCTCCAACCTCTGGGTCCCGTCCATCCACTGCGCTTTCTTCGATCTGGCCTGCT GGGTTCATCGTCGTTACAACTCCCAAAAGTCGAGCACGTACGTGAAGAACGGAACGGAGTTTGCCATCCGGTACGGCAGAGGCAGCTTGTCTGGCTTCATCAGTGAGGACACCGTCTCG GTTGCTGGTTTGTCCGTGCCCGGTCAGCAGTTTGGCGAAGCGGTGAAGCAGCCTGGCATCACCTTCGCCGTTGCGCGGTTCGACGGCGTCTTGGGCATGGCGTACCCCTCCATATCGGTGGCTAAAGTCACCCCGGTGTTCGACACAGCCATGGCGGCCAAGCTGCTGCCACAGAACATTTTCTCCGTCTACATCAGCAG GGATCCGAAAGCAGCAGTGGGAGGAGAGCTGATGCTGGGTGGGACCGACCCGCAGTACTACACCGGAGCCCTACACTACGTCAACGTGACTAGAAAGGCCTACTGGCAGATCGACATGAACAG AGTTGACGTGGGCAACCAGCTGACGCTCTGCAAAGGCGGTTGCCAGGCAATTGTCGACACGGGAACGTCTCTGCTCGTGGGTCCTGCTGCAGAGGTCAGAGCGCTGAACAAAGCTATCGGCGCTCTGCCTCTGCTGATGGGAGAG TACATGATTGACTGTAAGAAGATCCCAACGCTTCCTGTCGTCTCATTCAACATCGGCGGGAAGATGTTCAACTTAACCGGGGAGGATTATGTCATGAAG GAGTCTCAGATGGGCgtgtccatctgtctgtctgggTTCATGGGCATGGACATCCCGCCGCCGGCCGGGCCGCTTTGGATCCTGGGAGACGTGTTCATTGGGAAGTTCTACACCGTGTTTGACAGGAACGAGGACCGAGTCGGGTTTGCACCCGCCAAATAG